One Paenibacillus riograndensis SBR5 DNA segment encodes these proteins:
- a CDS encoding helix-turn-helix domain-containing protein, which produces MKNQLSLLAASLILGLSIITGCMIISKERTEGSGQAAEAQTTENKLLLTLQETAALLGISEDQVMNIMKAENSLLSNDGPFGGTKIPYIKVDDQFLFTKAGLLEWAQAATSGKRVYSGTKMLK; this is translated from the coding sequence ATGAAAAATCAATTATCGCTATTGGCGGCTAGCTTGATTCTGGGATTATCTATAATTACCGGCTGCATGATTATCAGCAAAGAACGGACGGAGGGTAGCGGGCAGGCGGCTGAAGCGCAAACCACTGAGAATAAGCTTCTGCTGACGCTTCAGGAGACGGCAGCCCTTTTGGGAATCAGTGAAGATCAGGTGATGAACATTATGAAGGCTGAAAATTCCCTGTTGAGTAATGACGGGCCTTTCGGCGGCACCAAGATTCCGTACATTAAGGTCGATGACCAGTTTCTGTTCACCAAGGCGGGGCTGCTGGAGTGGGCTCAAGCCGCAACCTCCGGAAAAAGAGTCTACAGCGGCACTAAAATGCTAAAATGA
- a CDS encoding metallophosphoesterase family protein, whose amino-acid sequence METIAIISDIHGNTTALETVLADIQQRRISRIFCLGDLVGKGPNSDWTVDLIREHCEKVVRGNWDEFIAGDSELEVIKWHQALLGKERLAYLSGLPFSIEFWMSGRYIRLFHASPRSVNERVQPWDDLELRVSLFEPSELCGSQLPADVAGYGDIHGAYLQHLAGKTLFNAGSVGNPLDLTQASYVIVEGNYGSGDPAPLNIQFVRVPYDIERAVQQAVDSQMPHLEPYIKELRTAEYRGKGQ is encoded by the coding sequence GTGGAGACGATTGCAATTATTTCAGATATTCATGGCAATACAACAGCCTTGGAGACGGTTCTGGCGGATATTCAGCAGCGCAGGATCAGCCGGATCTTCTGTCTGGGAGACCTTGTGGGCAAAGGACCCAATTCTGATTGGACTGTCGACCTGATCCGGGAGCATTGTGAAAAAGTGGTCAGGGGCAACTGGGATGAGTTCATTGCAGGTGATAGCGAGCTTGAGGTGATAAAATGGCACCAGGCTCTGCTGGGAAAAGAACGCCTGGCGTATTTGAGCGGACTGCCGTTCTCCATTGAGTTCTGGATGAGCGGCCGGTACATCCGTCTCTTTCATGCTTCGCCGCGGAGCGTAAATGAGCGGGTCCAGCCCTGGGACGATCTGGAGCTGCGTGTGTCGCTGTTTGAGCCTTCAGAGCTGTGCGGCAGCCAGCTGCCTGCAGATGTGGCCGGTTACGGGGATATTCATGGCGCCTATCTTCAGCATCTGGCAGGAAAAACCCTATTCAATGCGGGGAGTGTCGGCAATCCGCTGGATCTGACACAGGCCTCGTATGTCATTGTGGAGGGGAATTACGGGAGCGGAGATCCGGCACCGCTGAATATACAGTTCGTAAGGGTTCCTTATGACATTGAGCGGGCTGTGCAGCAGGCCGTAGATTCGCAAATGCCCCATTTGGAGCCGTACATTAAAGAGCTTAGGACTGCTGAATACAGAGGCAAAGGCCAATGA
- a CDS encoding beta-1,6-N-acetylglucosaminyltransferase yields the protein MAYVVLCHKNPEQINLLLESLTDEHVEFFLHVDRKSGIEAQILHREDIHFVKQPVDVQWGHYGQIECILKCFELIKEHGHFDYIHIISGQDLPLVSNRTIVDFFKEHQGKEFVKHLQLPNEAEMWGCMYRVSVYYPRFLVSRAKAVSEIRNRYINLVMSVPMLKRSLKHLPDALYKGSNWMSVTGECMEYILEYIRDNPGYVRLFKNSFCGDEIFFHSIILNSRFKHKVVNEIKRYTDWDTGPEFPRTLRAEDYERIRQKGTECFWGRKFDLDVDREIVQDILQLA from the coding sequence ATGGCATATGTTGTCCTTTGTCATAAAAATCCGGAGCAAATCAATCTGCTGCTGGAATCGTTAACGGATGAGCATGTGGAATTTTTTCTCCATGTGGACCGGAAAAGCGGGATCGAGGCGCAAATCCTCCACCGGGAAGACATTCATTTTGTGAAGCAGCCTGTGGATGTGCAGTGGGGCCACTACGGCCAGATTGAATGCATTCTCAAATGCTTTGAACTGATTAAGGAGCATGGGCATTTTGACTACATTCATATTATAAGCGGTCAGGACCTGCCGCTGGTTTCGAACCGGACAATTGTTGACTTCTTCAAGGAACATCAGGGAAAAGAGTTCGTCAAACATCTGCAGCTGCCGAATGAAGCGGAAATGTGGGGCTGCATGTACAGGGTGTCTGTGTACTATCCGAGGTTTCTCGTCTCCCGGGCCAAGGCCGTTTCGGAAATCCGCAACCGCTACATCAATCTGGTGATGTCGGTGCCGATGCTGAAGCGCAGCTTGAAGCACCTGCCGGATGCCCTGTATAAGGGCTCGAACTGGATGTCTGTTACCGGAGAATGCATGGAGTATATTTTGGAGTATATCCGCGATAATCCGGGCTATGTCCGTTTATTTAAAAACTCCTTTTGCGGAGACGAAATCTTTTTTCATAGTATTATCTTGAACAGCAGGTTTAAGCATAAGGTGGTCAATGAAATCAAACGTTATACCGATTGGGATACCGGACCGGAATTTCCGAGGACACTGCGGGCGGAGGATTACGAACGAATCCGGCAAAAGGGTACCGAATGCTTCTGGGGCCGCAAGTTTGACCTGGATGTGGACCGGGAGATCGTTCAGGATATCCTGCAGCTGGCCTGA
- a CDS encoding VOC family protein, protein MTTAAVLPQSLEIGLVQLRVSDLERSLAFYQNVVGLKVLRQNGREVEMTADGQHVLLVLREIKNARVLRRNSAAGLYHFAILVPDRPSLGLVLRNLIDSGIHIGQGDHLVSEALYIQDPDNNGIELYRDRPRDTWKHEANGNVVMTTDPVDVDGLLAASEGLSWTGLPAGTVIGHVHFHVGDIGEAKKFYVDTLGFELTAHYGDAAMFISAGGYHHHMGLNIWAGQGAPAAPADAAGIDYFTLLLPSVQERDLAAERVRSAGYRVDEAGGIVTVTDPWNIGIQLLVKP, encoded by the coding sequence ATGACAACAGCAGCAGTATTGCCGCAAAGTTTGGAAATTGGACTGGTGCAGCTTCGGGTAAGCGATTTGGAGCGCTCGCTTGCTTTTTATCAGAATGTGGTAGGACTGAAGGTGCTGCGCCAGAACGGGCGCGAAGTGGAAATGACGGCGGATGGCCAGCATGTGCTCCTGGTGCTGCGGGAGATTAAGAACGCGCGGGTGCTCCGGCGCAATTCGGCGGCGGGGCTGTATCACTTTGCCATTCTTGTGCCTGACCGTCCCAGTCTGGGACTGGTGCTGCGCAATCTGATCGATTCCGGTATTCACATCGGTCAGGGTGACCATCTGGTTAGTGAGGCGCTGTACATTCAAGATCCGGATAATAACGGAATTGAGCTGTACCGCGACCGGCCGCGGGATACATGGAAGCATGAAGCAAACGGGAATGTGGTGATGACCACAGATCCGGTGGATGTGGATGGTCTGCTGGCCGCTTCTGAAGGTCTGTCCTGGACCGGACTGCCTGCGGGCACCGTGATCGGGCATGTTCATTTTCACGTGGGCGATATTGGCGAAGCCAAGAAATTCTACGTCGATACGCTGGGCTTCGAGCTTACGGCACATTACGGTGATGCAGCGATGTTCATCTCAGCGGGGGGATACCACCACCATATGGGGCTGAATATTTGGGCGGGCCAGGGGGCGCCGGCGGCTCCGGCAGATGCGGCAGGCATTGATTATTTTACCCTGCTGCTGCCAAGTGTTCAGGAGCGTGATCTGGCAGCCGAACGGGTGCGCTCCGCCGGATACCGGGTGGATGAAGCAGGCGGTATTGTCACCGTTACCGATCCGTGGAACATAGGCATTCAGCTGCTGGTGAAACCCTGA
- a CDS encoding macro domain-containing protein, which translates to MTEFRIRDTLLKVTKGDITKCRADIIVNAANTSLLGGGGVDGAIHRAGGPEILAGCMEIRNQQGGCAVGEAVYTTAGNLLARYVIHTVGLRILRS; encoded by the coding sequence ATGACGGAGTTCAGAATCAGAGACACGCTGCTGAAAGTCACTAAGGGAGATATCACGAAGTGCAGGGCCGACATCATTGTTAATGCGGCGAATACCAGTCTGCTGGGCGGCGGCGGGGTGGATGGTGCTATACACAGGGCCGGAGGTCCGGAAATTCTTGCCGGGTGTATGGAAATTCGCAATCAACAAGGGGGATGTGCCGTTGGCGAAGCAGTCTATACTACAGCCGGCAACCTTCTGGCCCGCTATGTAATTCATACCGTGGGGCTGCGGATATTGCGATCCTGA
- a CDS encoding Rrf2 family transcriptional regulator, producing the protein MNISTRFAVAIHILTLIDSNKEGKSTSEWIAGSVNTNPVVIRRLTGMLHKAGLVEVRPGVAGTKLARSPGEITLLEIYRAVNAAEADTLFSVHEHPNPNCPVGKNIAGAIVPVFSLAQQALENVLQGVTLDQIVNQIPVS; encoded by the coding sequence ATGAACATCAGCACCCGGTTTGCGGTGGCTATTCATATTTTGACGCTGATCGACAGCAACAAGGAAGGCAAGAGCACCTCGGAATGGATCGCAGGCAGTGTCAACACCAACCCGGTGGTGATCCGGCGGCTTACAGGCATGCTGCATAAGGCTGGGCTGGTCGAGGTCCGCCCTGGTGTAGCAGGAACAAAGCTTGCGCGCAGCCCTGGTGAAATCACACTGCTGGAAATTTATCGCGCAGTGAACGCGGCGGAGGCGGACACGCTGTTCTCCGTTCACGAGCATCCGAACCCGAACTGTCCTGTCGGCAAAAACATTGCCGGAGCTATAGTCCCCGTCTTTTCCCTGGCCCAGCAGGCGCTCGAGAATGTGCTTCAAGGGGTTACACTGGATCAGATCGTGAATCAGATTCCGGTGTCTTAA
- a CDS encoding DJ-1/PfpI family protein: MRIAFVLFDGITFLDFAGFYDVIRRLGNFEAGHGLEMDICGFREEVQDEQGLTVKISKVQPELGQYDLLFVPGGMGTRILRNDGPFISWLQGAKSVPYKVSVCTGSLLLGAAGFLRDCWATTHPSSYGLLEPYCGQVIETRIVQDGRMITGGGVSTSIDLGLYMMSLLAGEDAMQAVKKQIDYPYVMQGIIRRQ, translated from the coding sequence ATGCGTATAGCTTTTGTGCTTTTTGACGGGATCACTTTTCTGGATTTTGCCGGCTTTTATGATGTGATTCGCCGCTTGGGGAATTTTGAAGCAGGACATGGGCTGGAGATGGATATTTGCGGGTTCAGGGAAGAAGTGCAGGATGAGCAGGGGTTGACGGTCAAGATCAGCAAGGTTCAGCCGGAACTGGGGCAGTATGATCTGCTCTTTGTACCAGGCGGAATGGGGACGAGAATACTGCGCAATGACGGGCCGTTCATTTCCTGGCTTCAAGGTGCCAAAAGTGTTCCTTACAAGGTATCGGTGTGCACCGGTTCACTGCTGCTGGGCGCAGCCGGGTTCTTGCGGGATTGCTGGGCTACAACGCATCCTTCCTCCTACGGGCTGCTGGAGCCTTATTGCGGGCAGGTTATAGAGACGCGGATCGTTCAGGACGGCAGGATGATTACAGGAGGCGGGGTGTCCACCTCTATTGATTTGGGATTATATATGATGTCGCTTCTGGCGGGAGAAGATGCGATGCAGGCTGTAAAGAAGCAAATTGACTATCCCTATGTGATGCAAGGAATCATTCGCAGACAGTAG